CTGAGGTGGGGCTACCCCAACATGGAGGCACTGTTCCTCGGCGGTGTGATGACGGCCACGAGCGTCAGCTTAACCGCCAACGTGCTTCTTGAGATGAAGCGCCTCCGCTCGAAGGTCGGCTCGACGATTTTGGCGGCCGCCGTCGTCGACGACGTCCTCGGCATAATAATCCTGACGATTCTCGTTGCCATGAGCACGAAGGGGAGCGTCTCATTCTTTGATGTCGGAATAATCCTCGCAGAGGTCTCGGCGTTCTTCCTTCTCAGCTACCTCCTCGGTAGGGGCGTTATCAAGCGGGTCCTACGCTCATCCCACAGGATAAACCTCCCCGAGACGGTGACGAGCGTCGCCCTCGTCATAATGCTTCTCTTCGCCTACCTAGCGGAGCGCTTCGAGATAGCGGCCATAACCGGGGCTTACCTGGCCGGCGTTCTCGTCGCCGGAAGCGAGGACGCGAAGAAGATAACCGACAAGATTGTGACCCTTGGCTACTCTCTCTTCATACCCGTGTTCCTCGTCGGCGTTGGGGCCGAGACCGATGTTAGTGTTCTACTCGTCGCCGGCTCCTTCACGCTCATCTACTCCTTCCTTGCGGTAATCGGAAAGGTTCTCGGCTGTGGGGCCGGCGCACTCCTGACAGGCTTTAGAAAGCTCGAGGCACTCCAGATAGGCGTTGGGATGATTCCGAGGATGGAGGTGGGCCTCATAATGGCCAACATAGGCCTTGCCGAGGGCGTTTTAACTCCCGAAAGTTTCTCAATAGCGATAGCGATGGTCCTCGTGACGACCCTTGTGACGCCTCCATTGCTTAAGGTGGTTTTCTCAAAGGGGTAGCTCGGCCAACCGAGTGCTCATCACGACTCAGCCAGTGCCGGTTTCGTCATCGCTCGTTCTTGGTTGGGGTAGCTTTTTAAATCGCTTTCCCCAGCTTTCGCCATGAGCGAGCTATCAACGATACTGAGTTCAGCGTTGCTGATGCTC
The Thermococcus sp. 21S9 DNA segment above includes these coding regions:
- a CDS encoding cation:proton antiporter, whose protein sequence is MDPFLELAVILITAKLSGYLSSKVGLPAAMGQILGGIVIGVSFLDIVAYDEGVRLISDIGVVMLLFLAGLETDIEEFKRVGLPSFVIASLGVALPFVFGYVLALRWGYPNMEALFLGGVMTATSVSLTANVLLEMKRLRSKVGSTILAAAVVDDVLGIIILTILVAMSTKGSVSFFDVGIILAEVSAFFLLSYLLGRGVIKRVLRSSHRINLPETVTSVALVIMLLFAYLAERFEIAAITGAYLAGVLVAGSEDAKKITDKIVTLGYSLFIPVFLVGVGAETDVSVLLVAGSFTLIYSFLAVIGKVLGCGAGALLTGFRKLEALQIGVGMIPRMEVGLIMANIGLAEGVLTPESFSIAIAMVLVTTLVTPPLLKVVFSKG